The proteins below are encoded in one region of Oncorhynchus gorbuscha isolate QuinsamMale2020 ecotype Even-year unplaced genomic scaffold, OgorEven_v1.0 Un_scaffold_333, whole genome shotgun sequence:
- the lysmd2 gene encoding lysM and putative peptidoglycan-binding domain-containing protein 2, which produces MAEYSPVLPMRDGGARFGIGQPIFPRSRSGSESDSELSQSLARTKIRSYGSTASVAASLGEKYIEHRVTDSDTLQGIALKYEVTMEQIKRTNKMFSNDCIFLRNTLNIPVVSEKTSPFNGLSLESPDGDPQDQDFNPLCVGQDRDTEEDPSPPLAPGDKDSSSYKRPQPEELSAQDFLHRLDLQIKQSKQAARRLKEEEVRDSEEEYTLPVSSYQEI; this is translated from the exons ATGGCGGAGTACTCGCCTGTCCTGCCGATGAGGGATGGTGGAGCGAGGTTTGGTATCGGACAGCCCATCTTTCCCCGGTCCCGGTCCGGTTCAGAGTCCGACAGTGAACTGTCTCAGAGTCTGGCCCGAACCAAGATCCGGTCTTACGGGAGTACGGCTAGCGTCGCGGCTTCTCTCGGCGAGAAATACATAGAGCATCGGGTCACAGACAGCGACACTTTGCAGGGCATAGCCCTCAAATACGAAGTAACG ATGGAGCAGATCAAGAGGACTAACAAGATGTTCAGTAACGACTGTATCTTCCTGCGTAACACCCTCAACATCCCTGTGGTCTCAGAGAAGACCTCTCCCTTCAACGGCCTGTCTCTAGAGTCCCCCGACGGagatccccaggaccaggacttcAACCCCCTTTGTGTGGGGCAGGACAGGGACACTGAGGAGGACCCCTCACCACCCCTGGCTCCTGGGGATAAGGACAGTAGTAGTTATAAACGGCCCCAGCCGGAAGAGCTGTCGGCTCAAGACTTCCTGCACAGACTGGACTTGCAGATTAAACAGTCAAAGCAGGCAGCACGCAGGCTCAAAGAAGAGGAAGTGAG GGACAGTGAAGAGGAATACACACTTCCTGTTTCATCATACCAGGAGATCTAA